A DNA window from Armatimonadota bacterium contains the following coding sequences:
- a CDS encoding ester cyclase, with product MRLTGFHLTGIALCACALASQAFGAPSPKNGYSPAMQAKINAMQARLTQYEQRDAATKKMLQTFDTLDFVVFSNQQWVRLHESHAKDIIVDWPDGHHTNGIQRHIADLKAMFVYAPDTRIKIHPVRFGVTGGATGSSMGPGGKVKVSPQSGGNGFTCVTGIMEGTFTKPMPLGNGKFVQPTGKKFTLPMCTVGHWKNGVMIEEWLYWDNATYMKQLGIGK from the coding sequence ATGCGGTTAACAGGATTCCACCTCACAGGCATTGCGCTCTGCGCGTGCGCATTGGCCAGCCAGGCCTTCGGCGCGCCTTCGCCCAAGAACGGCTACTCGCCGGCGATGCAGGCGAAGATCAACGCGATGCAGGCGCGACTCACCCAGTATGAGCAGCGAGACGCGGCGACCAAGAAGATGCTGCAGACTTTCGACACTCTGGACTTTGTCGTATTCAGCAACCAGCAGTGGGTCCGCCTTCACGAGAGCCACGCGAAGGATATCATCGTCGACTGGCCGGACGGACACCACACAAACGGGATCCAGCGGCACATCGCCGACCTCAAGGCCATGTTCGTCTACGCGCCGGATACGAGGATCAAAATCCACCCGGTGCGGTTCGGCGTCACCGGCGGCGCGACGGGATCATCCATGGGCCCCGGCGGAAAGGTGAAAGTAAGCCCTCAGTCAGGTGGGAACGGGTTCACCTGCGTGACAGGGATTATGGAAGGCACGTTCACCAAGCCGATGCCCCTCGGAAACGGGAAGTTCGTCCAGCCGACCGGCAAGAAATTCACGCTTCCGATGTGCACCGTGGGGCATTGGAAAAACGGCGTGATGATCGAAGAGTGGCTGTACTGGGACAACGCCACCTATATGAAACAGTTGGGTATCGGCAAATAA
- a CDS encoding M24 family metallopeptidase, translating into MTNEISTKEKQVRDFLALHGLNAMFLTLRSNFSWITGGRTNHIEIGAREGNGTLAITRNGKYLVTNNIEAARLMPEELAGLGYEPMITPWHEGADGIARSLRKIAKGGKCGTDSPLPCDGDGCVCVPMGAEFARMHFSLLPEEIARFQAAARDTAACMDQAMRAIRPGMTEWEVAGLLSAPQLDLGIMPNLILVASDERLQNFRHPVPTSKKVEKTCMLVTCALRNGFVVNSTRIVHFGPIPADLKRKHRAVCQIHAELIDATRPGVTTAELWKVVSGAYAAAGFPDEIGLHHQGGAAGYQGRDWFLMPGVDEVVQLNQAFAWNPSITGTKGEETFVATESGPLILTEQAGWPMVEVTAGGRAYKLADILEG; encoded by the coding sequence ATGACGAACGAGATTTCGACCAAAGAGAAGCAGGTCCGCGATTTCCTGGCCCTTCACGGCCTGAATGCTATGTTCCTCACACTGAGGAGCAATTTCAGCTGGATCACCGGCGGGCGAACCAACCACATAGAAATAGGCGCGCGGGAGGGCAACGGAACGCTGGCCATCACGCGCAACGGAAAGTACCTTGTCACCAACAACATCGAGGCCGCCCGCCTGATGCCGGAAGAACTGGCGGGCCTGGGCTACGAGCCGATGATCACTCCGTGGCACGAAGGCGCCGACGGGATCGCCCGATCGCTGCGCAAGATCGCGAAGGGCGGGAAGTGCGGAACGGATTCGCCTCTGCCGTGCGACGGCGACGGTTGCGTATGCGTGCCGATGGGCGCGGAGTTCGCCCGCATGCACTTCAGCCTCCTGCCGGAGGAGATCGCGCGCTTCCAGGCCGCCGCCCGGGACACCGCCGCCTGCATGGATCAGGCGATGCGCGCCATCCGCCCCGGAATGACGGAGTGGGAAGTTGCCGGTCTGCTGTCGGCGCCGCAACTCGACCTCGGCATCATGCCGAACCTCATCCTCGTCGCCAGCGATGAGCGTCTGCAGAATTTCCGCCACCCGGTGCCCACCAGCAAGAAGGTCGAGAAGACCTGTATGCTCGTCACCTGCGCTTTGCGAAACGGCTTCGTGGTCAACAGCACCCGCATCGTCCATTTCGGCCCGATCCCGGCGGACCTCAAGCGGAAGCACCGCGCCGTCTGCCAGATTCACGCGGAACTCATCGACGCCACGCGGCCCGGCGTTACAACGGCGGAACTGTGGAAAGTCGTGTCCGGCGCCTATGCGGCCGCCGGGTTCCCGGATGAGATCGGCCTCCATCACCAGGGAGGAGCGGCCGGATATCAGGGGCGCGACTGGTTCCTCATGCCGGGGGTGGACGAGGTGGTCCAGCTGAACCAGGCGTTCGCGTGGAACCCCAGCATCACCGGCACCAAGGGGGAAGAGACCTTCGTGGCCACGGAAAGCGGCCCGCTGATTTTGACGGAGCAGGCGGGCTGGCCGATGGTGGAGGTCACCGCGGGCGGCAGGGCATACAAACTCGCGGACATTCTGGAAGGGTGA
- a CDS encoding SpoIIE family protein phosphatase, protein MKPASENMYDLPDHPSDARIVELASQLRSVQAELRRQEASATENAKLFAQANARLRELSALNKVARAIQTTLDLPELLQIALEQTVQVTDADTGSIMLLQPGTDTMKIAAAHGLSGDIVNAAAVTVGAGVAGWVAKNRKPLLVPNVASDPRFSAVVPRAEIKSSMSVPVLTRFEVLGVLNVARSSSNRPFSSQDLQLLTTLSGQISLAVENARLFEAERARNEELRTLMDLSAQLNGTLNLREVVEIIVEQSCALVHADAGAVFLGDDRNDVLRVRGMRRLSAQFFRKVRGKLGHGLIGDVADSGIPEYVENIAASPRLEYADVQVAEGLVSMLCVPLRTGGQSLGAVAIYSRKTRHWEDHELNMLMALAGQGAMAVHNAGTYQSQLGIAKLVEQNLAPQMKFPADGPDIGHRYLPAKQVGGDYYDVFGLPEGRLGLLMADVAGKSVQAAVHTAKGKYFIRALGHEGESPAVVLSRTNALIHADTRIEMFISVFYGILEADNRLLRYCNAGHPAPIIVHKDQSMTELAQADLLIGILASPPYTEHTVDLLPGDTVILTTDGVTEARGDAGMYGAESLHQCIVSRTYPTAQSLADSIVEDVLRHSGPRMRDDIAVLVIRV, encoded by the coding sequence ATGAAACCCGCCTCCGAAAATATGTACGACCTGCCAGACCACCCATCGGATGCGCGGATCGTCGAACTGGCCTCTCAATTGAGATCCGTGCAGGCGGAACTCAGACGCCAGGAAGCTTCCGCGACAGAGAATGCGAAGCTATTCGCGCAGGCAAACGCCCGATTACGCGAACTGTCCGCACTCAACAAAGTCGCGCGTGCCATCCAGACAACCCTCGATCTCCCCGAACTGCTCCAAATTGCCTTGGAGCAAACTGTGCAGGTTACGGACGCCGATACCGGCTCCATCATGCTCCTGCAGCCCGGCACGGACACGATGAAGATCGCGGCGGCCCACGGGCTGTCCGGCGACATCGTGAATGCCGCGGCGGTTACGGTTGGCGCCGGGGTTGCCGGCTGGGTCGCCAAGAATCGCAAGCCGCTGCTGGTGCCGAACGTCGCGAGCGATCCACGCTTCAGCGCGGTCGTTCCCCGGGCGGAGATAAAGTCCTCCATGAGCGTGCCGGTGCTGACCAGGTTCGAGGTGCTCGGTGTGCTGAACGTCGCCCGGTCCTCCTCAAACCGCCCATTCTCGTCTCAAGACCTTCAGCTGCTCACAACGCTTTCCGGGCAGATATCTCTGGCCGTGGAGAATGCGCGCCTTTTTGAGGCCGAGAGGGCGCGCAACGAGGAACTCCGGACGCTGATGGACCTCTCCGCGCAGTTGAACGGCACCCTGAACCTCCGCGAGGTCGTCGAGATCATCGTCGAGCAGTCCTGCGCGCTGGTCCACGCGGACGCGGGCGCGGTGTTTCTGGGGGACGACCGCAATGATGTCCTCCGCGTTCGCGGAATGCGCCGCCTGAGCGCCCAGTTCTTCCGCAAAGTCCGCGGCAAACTCGGCCACGGACTGATCGGTGACGTCGCCGACAGCGGCATCCCCGAATACGTGGAAAACATCGCCGCGTCGCCGCGGCTGGAATATGCGGACGTGCAGGTCGCGGAGGGCCTCGTCAGCATGTTGTGTGTGCCCCTGCGGACCGGCGGACAATCCCTCGGGGCGGTGGCCATCTATAGCCGAAAGACCCGCCACTGGGAGGACCACGAACTCAACATGCTGATGGCCCTCGCGGGACAGGGCGCCATGGCCGTTCACAACGCGGGGACCTACCAGAGCCAGCTAGGCATCGCCAAGCTTGTGGAACAGAACCTGGCCCCGCAGATGAAGTTTCCCGCGGATGGGCCCGACATCGGACATCGCTACCTCCCTGCGAAACAGGTGGGGGGCGACTACTATGACGTGTTCGGCCTGCCGGAGGGGCGACTCGGACTCCTGATGGCGGACGTCGCCGGCAAGTCGGTGCAGGCCGCCGTCCACACCGCCAAGGGGAAGTATTTTATCCGCGCGCTGGGCCACGAAGGCGAGTCGCCGGCCGTCGTCCTGTCACGCACAAACGCGCTGATTCACGCGGACACCCGCATCGAGATGTTCATATCGGTCTTCTACGGAATCCTGGAGGCCGACAACCGGCTTCTACGATACTGCAACGCCGGCCACCCGGCGCCGATCATCGTCCACAAGGACCAGTCGATGACCGAACTCGCGCAGGCGGACCTGCTGATCGGCATCCTTGCGTCGCCTCCGTACACGGAGCACACCGTCGACCTCCTGCCGGGCGACACCGTCATCCTCACCACCGATGGCGTCACGGAGGCCAGGGGAGACGCCGGGATGTACGGTGCGGAGAGCCTTCATCAGTGCATCGTATCACGTACCTACCCCACCGCGCAATCCCTCGCCGATTCCATCGTGGAAGATGTTCTCCGTCACTCCGGCCCACGCATGCGGGACGACATCGCCGTCCTCGTGATTCGCGTGTGA
- a CDS encoding kelch repeat-containing protein yields the protein MVSVDLVRFSASRVLPIICGLLFLVVERAPAGAVPMWRQVVSGMPPSRTSASMAYDSARGKTLLYGGADSSFHIMGDTWEWDGFVWKRVATTGIPARGYASMAFDSARGKAVLFGGSDYSINYSDTSEWDGTVWRRVANGTPSARFFTCMAFDSARSKAVLFGGGFGETWEWDGTRWTRPATTGPSARQGASMAYDSVRGRTVLFGGISSGTRLRDTWEWDGSTWTPVATTGPAARENASMVYDTARSRAVLFGGWDGNSDLGDTWEWDGNTWQQTGTSGPPPRSEATMAYDSARQRVVLAGGWDNGTNHFADTWEYGSFHVSTVQDIASALQIAAGLIAPDADAMANLDVEKSGPSAGRVDIADVVRIARKVAGLESNP from the coding sequence ATGGTATCAGTTGATCTCGTCCGTTTCTCCGCCTCCCGCGTCCTGCCAATAATATGCGGGCTGCTGTTTCTAGTTGTGGAAAGAGCCCCTGCCGGCGCCGTGCCGATGTGGCGTCAAGTGGTCAGTGGAATGCCGCCGTCCCGCACCTCTGCCTCAATGGCGTATGACAGCGCCCGCGGCAAGACGCTTCTGTACGGAGGCGCCGACAGCTCGTTCCATATCATGGGTGACACGTGGGAGTGGGACGGGTTTGTGTGGAAACGGGTGGCCACGACCGGGATTCCCGCGCGCGGATATGCCTCCATGGCATTCGACAGCGCCAGGGGGAAGGCGGTGCTGTTCGGCGGCTCCGACTACAGCATCAACTACTCGGACACTTCAGAGTGGGATGGAACCGTGTGGCGCAGGGTTGCCAACGGCACCCCCTCCGCGCGCTTCTTCACTTGCATGGCCTTCGACAGTGCTCGCAGCAAGGCGGTTCTGTTCGGCGGAGGGTTTGGCGAGACGTGGGAATGGGATGGGACCAGGTGGACCAGGCCGGCCACGACTGGTCCATCCGCCAGGCAGGGCGCATCAATGGCATACGACAGCGTCCGCGGAAGGACAGTCCTTTTCGGCGGCATCAGTAGCGGAACCCGCCTGCGGGATACCTGGGAATGGGACGGCAGCACGTGGACGCCGGTTGCGACGACCGGCCCAGCCGCCCGCGAAAACGCCTCGATGGTCTATGACACTGCACGCAGCAGGGCGGTTCTCTTCGGGGGCTGGGACGGGAACTCCGACCTCGGCGACACGTGGGAGTGGGACGGAAATACTTGGCAACAGACCGGCACGTCCGGTCCACCGCCTCGCTCCGAGGCCACGATGGCTTACGACAGCGCTCGCCAGCGCGTTGTTCTCGCCGGCGGTTGGGACAACGGAACCAATCATTTTGCCGACACGTGGGAGTATGGTTCCTTCCATGTCTCTACCGTTCAGGACATCGCCTCCGCGCTGCAGATTGCGGCCGGGCTCATTGCACCAGATGCAGATGCGATGGCGAACCTGGATGTTGAGAAATCCGGCCCGTCCGCCGGCCGCGTGGACATAGCGGACGTCGTCCGAATCGCCCGTAAGGTGGCAGGACTGGAATCGAACCCATAG
- a CDS encoding aldo/keto reductase produces MKYRMLGKSGLRVSEISLGCWAIGGPSWRDGGAVGWTGNDDAQSLAGLRRAFELGINHFDSADVYGDGHSERMLGRFLKEVPRDEVIIATKVGWFRGTAPNAMQPLHVRHQLEQSLANLGTDYIDLHYFHNTNFGPDDEYLEGAADMMRQLQQEGKVRVIGQSGYGYQDFMRVCPVTRPAVLQFNYNAFGNQFDRQGTNLFQWADERGLGMVLFGPLAQGILLDKFDPENPPQFGEGDNRRGNQGFTRERLLEMRRRLQPLKERFGGSVADLVRVALQYALAQSPNACVIPGFKNVAQVEVNAAASEKALSAEDVAFVKATLQAN; encoded by the coding sequence TTGAAATACAGGATGCTGGGGAAATCCGGCCTGCGGGTCAGCGAGATCAGTCTGGGCTGCTGGGCGATCGGGGGACCGAGCTGGCGTGACGGCGGTGCGGTCGGCTGGACGGGCAATGACGACGCGCAGTCGCTGGCGGGATTGCGGCGCGCTTTCGAGCTTGGGATCAACCATTTTGACAGCGCCGATGTATACGGCGACGGGCACTCGGAGCGGATGCTGGGGCGGTTCCTCAAAGAGGTGCCGCGCGACGAAGTGATCATCGCGACGAAGGTCGGGTGGTTCCGCGGCACCGCACCGAACGCGATGCAGCCGCTCCACGTCCGCCATCAACTGGAGCAGAGCCTCGCCAACCTGGGAACGGACTACATCGACCTGCACTATTTCCACAACACCAACTTCGGCCCCGACGACGAGTATCTGGAAGGCGCCGCGGACATGATGCGTCAGTTGCAGCAGGAGGGCAAGGTGCGCGTGATCGGGCAATCCGGATATGGCTACCAGGATTTCATGCGCGTTTGCCCGGTCACCAGGCCGGCGGTCCTGCAGTTCAACTACAACGCGTTCGGCAATCAGTTCGACCGCCAGGGCACCAACCTGTTCCAGTGGGCCGACGAACGTGGGCTGGGGATGGTCCTGTTCGGCCCACTGGCCCAGGGGATCCTGCTGGACAAATTCGACCCGGAAAACCCGCCGCAGTTCGGCGAAGGCGACAACCGGCGCGGCAACCAGGGGTTCACACGTGAGCGCCTGCTGGAAATGCGGCGCCGGCTGCAACCGCTGAAGGAGCGCTTCGGGGGCAGCGTGGCGGATCTGGTCCGCGTGGCGTTGCAGTATGCGCTGGCGCAGTCACCCAACGCGTGCGTGATCCCCGGGTTCAAGAACGTGGCGCAGGTTGAGGTGAACGCCGCCGCCTCGGAGAAGGCGCTGAGCGCGGAGGACGTGGCGTTCGTGAAGGCAACCTTGCAGGCGAACTAG
- a CDS encoding SIMPL domain-containing protein, which yields MNALRGTILLAALSTPLSLTGCGGNGKAPEPRTITVVGQGSVRPKPDIVILQLGVASRNASLETAQTNAVKKMQGAITALRGIGVGEDEIQTTDYSVDKYTVKPRRARAQTMYRVFTAVSVRTALVDKAGKIVDAMVHQGVNSIDGPTFGLKDQPKARREAMELAFKNAQQDAERLAKAGGMRLAGIQTLTIGGGYEGYNGLYDQVALARPTPVAAPMAGGPAMPIASGQVRVAATVNVSFRVE from the coding sequence ATGAACGCACTTCGCGGAACAATCCTCTTGGCGGCACTTTCGACGCCGCTCAGCCTCACCGGGTGCGGCGGCAACGGCAAGGCGCCGGAGCCGCGCACCATCACCGTGGTCGGCCAGGGCTCCGTGCGCCCGAAGCCCGACATCGTGATCCTCCAACTCGGCGTCGCGTCGCGCAACGCCTCGCTCGAGACCGCCCAGACGAACGCCGTCAAAAAGATGCAGGGCGCCATCACCGCCCTCCGGGGGATCGGCGTCGGCGAAGATGAGATCCAGACGACCGACTACAGCGTGGACAAGTACACGGTCAAGCCGCGGCGTGCCCGAGCGCAGACGATGTACCGTGTGTTCACCGCCGTGAGCGTCCGGACGGCCCTCGTGGACAAGGCGGGCAAGATCGTGGACGCCATGGTCCACCAGGGGGTGAACAGCATCGACGGCCCGACCTTCGGCCTCAAGGACCAACCGAAAGCCCGCAGGGAGGCGATGGAACTGGCATTCAAGAACGCGCAGCAGGACGCGGAACGGCTGGCAAAGGCCGGCGGCATGCGCCTCGCCGGTATCCAGACGCTGACCATCGGCGGCGGCTACGAAGGCTACAACGGGTTGTACGATCAAGTGGCGTTAGCCAGGCCAACGCCGGTTGCTGCACCTATGGCGGGCGGACCGGCGATGCCAATCGCGTCCGGCCAGGTACGGGTGGCCGCCACCGTCAACGTATCGTTCCGCGTGGAGTGA
- a CDS encoding PEP-CTERM sorting domain-containing protein (PEP-CTERM proteins occur, often in large numbers, in the proteomes of bacteria that also encode an exosortase, a predicted intramembrane cysteine proteinase. The presence of a PEP-CTERM domain at a protein's C-terminus predicts cleavage within the sorting domain, followed by covalent anchoring to some some component of the (usually Gram-negative) cell surface. Many PEP-CTERM proteins exhibit an unusual sequence composition that includes large numbers of potential glycosylation sites. Expression of one such protein has been shown restore the ability of a bacterium to form floc, a type of biofilm.), whose protein sequence is MKSTHRPQRVLSGLFVALITGMCLSASVTPARAGTPAPGKIVVANDDWTLDTGFFPPNDPAVFVANVTDWFTGGRPGRFLAYSNNHGVTSPLLADAVHAAGHSWTVSTALPFDMPTLLGYDGVFVGGYHADNQVLTDYVNAGGNVYAFGGTGDLGTAADEASAWNPFLAHFGLAFDGARFNGVQYTIPINSDHPIFAGVDHLYQDNGSSVLDLDPQDPRNRVLVSYQGQGLYGVYDPYPVPEPGTLALLAGPAGVLLAVRRRRA, encoded by the coding sequence ATGAAATCCACCCATCGGCCGCAACGCGTGCTGTCCGGCCTGTTCGTCGCATTGATAACCGGGATGTGCCTGTCCGCGTCCGTAACGCCGGCCCGGGCCGGGACGCCCGCCCCGGGAAAGATCGTTGTCGCCAATGACGATTGGACCCTGGACACCGGGTTCTTCCCGCCGAACGACCCTGCGGTCTTCGTCGCCAACGTGACCGACTGGTTCACCGGCGGGCGCCCCGGCCGATTTCTGGCCTACTCCAACAACCACGGCGTCACCAGCCCGCTCCTCGCCGACGCGGTCCACGCCGCGGGGCACTCCTGGACGGTTTCAACCGCGCTCCCCTTCGATATGCCGACGCTGCTCGGCTACGACGGCGTGTTCGTGGGCGGCTACCACGCCGATAACCAGGTGCTGACCGACTACGTTAACGCCGGCGGCAATGTGTACGCGTTCGGCGGTACCGGCGACCTGGGCACCGCAGCGGACGAGGCCAGCGCGTGGAATCCGTTCCTTGCGCATTTCGGGCTCGCATTCGACGGCGCCCGCTTCAATGGGGTGCAGTACACGATTCCGATCAACAGCGATCACCCGATCTTCGCCGGCGTCGACCACCTGTATCAGGACAACGGCAGCAGCGTGCTCGACCTGGATCCCCAGGATCCGCGCAACCGGGTGCTGGTGTCCTACCAGGGGCAGGGCCTCTATGGCGTATATGACCCTTATCCGGTGCCCGAGCCCGGCACGCTCGCCCTGCTCGCCGGTCCCGCGGGCGTTCTGTTGGCGGTCCGGCGGCGCCGCGCCTAG
- a CDS encoding PIN domain-containing protein produces the protein MTLCDAGPLFALVNRRETPHHASCVSALSRLSQPLVTTWPCLAEAMYLAGRHGGWAMQRLLWDYLLRDALTIHNLTAGEVQRMRTLMEKYSDLPMDLADASLVAAAESLGETTVFTVDAHFRVYRLPDGAAFAVVP, from the coding sequence ATGACTCTCTGTGATGCGGGTCCGCTGTTCGCGCTGGTCAACCGTCGCGAAACGCCACACCACGCCTCTTGTGTATCGGCTCTATCGCGATTGTCACAGCCATTGGTCACCACTTGGCCGTGTCTCGCGGAGGCTATGTATCTTGCAGGCCGCCACGGCGGCTGGGCGATGCAGCGTCTCTTGTGGGACTACCTCCTCCGGGACGCGCTCACGATACACAACCTGACGGCGGGAGAGGTCCAGCGTATGCGCACGCTGATGGAGAAGTACAGCGACTTGCCGATGGACCTCGCGGACGCGTCACTTGTTGCCGCCGCCGAATCCCTCGGCGAGACGACCGTCTTCACCGTTGATGCTCATTTCCGCGTCTACCGCCTGCCCGACGGCGCCGCGTTTGCCGTCGTGCCGTAA
- a CDS encoding CARDB domain-containing protein → MNRCAVTCIMAAMCCLSSARAGDPERWKTPKPDKPDLSVAYIERTPKYPGTTQKYRVIDWGPDGPKGDGLPVTFTSTKQQHWPNPGQTVTFTAHVKNKGAQPTPRYDWHWLIDGKDVTDGWSAPLGVQAERVYKQTWKWKPGRHYIAFEVDRGRLIDEITHKNDFVVDATDALSFGFFVEQDVYNWFNDHMSGFDSYSWEDWAQFQVQEMNREFRDEIHPATPAGIEIRARLDKVTILPNGFKDPGGTHAPVDNVKSGYDGVWGFTGGLMTLNKDGKNFYEANPQWLVGCEWPLHHELGHQFGQPDYYLLPVSKDNNKAVPGLAYPTPDWFQHQMMFSGNYYHDEMIGHNKGTWDSGYRFWGQAAAAAFNVTKDMRRGFFGTFLVDIPTTNTFTFVDEGMKPLPGAKISVYPAVSRDYGNGWFPAKARFTGTTDRNGTWTLNRSPYDVVLNWTSNGSVEFTAATPAGARLAGFLNISDFNLEYWRGHAKNGEYVVMMKPAP, encoded by the coding sequence ATGAATCGTTGCGCCGTTACCTGCATTATGGCCGCCATGTGCTGCCTTTCGTCCGCGCGTGCGGGCGATCCTGAACGATGGAAGACGCCCAAGCCGGACAAGCCGGACCTCAGCGTGGCCTACATCGAGCGCACGCCCAAGTACCCCGGCACCACGCAGAAGTACCGCGTGATCGACTGGGGGCCGGACGGACCGAAGGGCGACGGCCTCCCCGTCACGTTCACCAGTACGAAGCAGCAGCACTGGCCGAATCCCGGCCAGACAGTGACGTTCACGGCGCACGTTAAGAACAAGGGCGCACAGCCCACCCCGCGCTACGACTGGCACTGGCTCATCGACGGCAAGGACGTCACGGACGGGTGGTCGGCGCCGCTGGGCGTTCAGGCGGAGCGGGTCTACAAGCAGACGTGGAAATGGAAGCCCGGCCGCCACTACATCGCGTTCGAGGTGGACCGCGGCCGCCTGATCGACGAGATCACGCACAAGAACGATTTCGTGGTGGATGCGACCGACGCCCTCTCATTCGGCTTCTTTGTGGAGCAGGACGTGTACAACTGGTTCAACGACCATATGAGCGGCTTCGACTCCTACAGCTGGGAGGACTGGGCGCAGTTCCAGGTGCAGGAGATGAACCGTGAGTTCCGCGACGAGATCCACCCCGCCACGCCGGCCGGAATCGAGATCCGCGCGCGCTTGGACAAGGTGACGATCCTGCCGAACGGCTTCAAGGACCCCGGTGGCACCCACGCTCCGGTGGACAACGTGAAGAGCGGCTACGATGGCGTGTGGGGGTTCACCGGCGGCCTGATGACCCTCAACAAAGACGGCAAGAACTTCTACGAGGCCAACCCCCAATGGCTGGTGGGCTGCGAGTGGCCGCTGCACCACGAACTGGGCCACCAGTTCGGCCAGCCCGATTACTACCTGCTGCCGGTCTCCAAAGACAACAACAAGGCGGTGCCCGGCCTGGCCTACCCGACGCCCGACTGGTTCCAGCACCAGATGATGTTCAGCGGCAACTACTACCACGACGAGATGATCGGCCACAACAAAGGCACGTGGGACAGCGGCTACCGCTTCTGGGGCCAGGCCGCCGCCGCCGCGTTCAACGTCACGAAGGACATGCGTCGCGGCTTTTTCGGAACGTTCCTTGTGGATATTCCGACGACTAATACGTTCACGTTCGTGGACGAAGGGATGAAACCGCTCCCCGGCGCGAAGATATCGGTATATCCCGCCGTCAGCCGTGACTACGGCAACGGATGGTTCCCCGCGAAAGCGAGATTCACGGGCACAACCGACCGGAACGGTACGTGGACGCTCAACCGCAGTCCCTACGACGTGGTGCTCAACTGGACCAGCAACGGAAGCGTGGAGTTCACCGCGGCAACTCCCGCGGGCGCCAGGCTTGCCGGCTTCCTGAACATCAGCGACTTCAACCTCGAGTACTGGCGCGGCCACGCGAAGAACGGCGAGTATGTGGTGATGATGAAGCCGGCGCCGTAG